The genomic segment ACCAAATATGCCCATTATAAAGGCGGACTCGTGAAATACGGGGAAAGGCTTTTTTATGTATCCCAGGAACGACTCGACGCAGTATCCCCTTTCCGAAAATGGGATTTTAAAACAAAAATTAAGATTACTGACCCTGAAGTAACAGCTGATAAAAAATAGATCGAGATTTAGCGGTTGAGGCGGATGATCATATTCAGCTTCTCCGCTATTGCGATGACTTCCATGACCTTTGACTTTTCTATGATGATCCCAGTAGGGCTCACTTCTTCCAGGACAAACTTTTTCCCTTTGATCTGACCCAAAAGCAGTTCCATCACAACAGCATCCTTTGTACGCAGTAAGACGGAATCTTCCGTAATGGTGACAATGGGTAGATTGTTACCCCAATCATCTAATAGGAAGAGTAAGTTTTGAGCTAAGTCTGCACGACTGGACTCTCGTAAGAATTGAATGAATGTCTCTTTTTCATAGCCAAGTAAGATCCCCAATTGAAAGGAATCTTTGGTCAAAACAAAGGTATACACTCTGTCATAGTCTTTTAACTCACAAAAGGCTTTGAGAAGGTGAATGCCAAAGATGGAAACACGATCCGGGAAGGCAATGATGGAGAAGTCTGGGTTGATGGTAATCCCACCCTTCTCTGTCTGTGTGGTAAATGCATCGTGGTTGAAGTAATGTTTGCCTAACTCAGATAAACTCAAGTTTCTCTGCGGGTATTCTACTTCTATCAATCCAAACAATTGGAGATAAAATATGGCGGAGACAATTTCTTTTCTAAGGTCAGCCAAATCTTCCTCATAGGTCTTGATTTGGAAGGTAGGCGCAAAGACCAAGTGATCACGCACAATATGTGAAAAAATAACAGATACGTTGATCTTACCATGGGACATGATCAACTTTACAGTTTTATCCAAAATCCCTTTTTCGTAAAACGGAACTTCGGCGGCGGTAAATACCTCTGGAGGACTCAATCTGCGTGTCCGAGCTTCGTTTACCTCGTGGATGATGATCTTCATGATCTCAAAGATGTCCTTCTTCAAGAATTCATCTGTTTCGTTGGTTAGGATGACATTTTCACCTTTGATGTCCACATAGCCTAAGAGCTTTAAGATGGGTAAGATGAGCTCAATTTGGTAGACTTGGCTTTTTTCTGGGAAAATTTCAATGTCAGGTGCGAGAAGTTCGGTTTCTGTCCGTTTGTGGTCAGCTTGTTTGATCTTTCCCGACTTAGCTAGGTTTAATCCTTTTCTGGAGATATAGGAGATGAGCTTTTTCACGTTTAAGAAAAAGTCCAAGCCATTGGCACTGATCTTTTCTTGGCGAACTCTTGTTCCTTTTTTTACCGGAGGTAAAATAGGTGAGTATTGCAAATGGTCGAGTATCTCTTTGGGAATGACGATGACACGGATGAATTTGTCTTCTACATAGTAAAGGTCTCGGATCAAATATAGGGCACTGAGGTGTGGGATTGAGACTTCAAATTTTCCACGGTTTACCGTGATGTAATTTCGTATGGTCTCTGCTTCGATGACGCCACCATGGGTGTAAATCTTATGGAGCACATCTCGGTCAAAATCACCTAACGAATCTAGGACCTTTTGGATGGATTCTGCGGTTAGGGCTGTTTTTAAAAAATGCTCGAGTTGGTCTTGTTTTTTTGCTCCAAGAGCCTCCTTCCATTCTTGCGGAATCTCCGCGTAGGTTGCTTTGTGAAGGGATTTCTCAATGGAAAATTTAAACTTCTCACCCTTACTATTTGATTCAACCTTTATGGATTTTTGAAACTCTTCATAGGCATGGTATTTATCTAGATTATTGGTTAAGCGCTCGCGGTTCTTCCTTTGGTAGATGAGGTAGTACTTCCGAAGAACATTTAACTCCATCTCAATGTTGATAGGAGGAATGTTTACCTTTCTTGCGATTTCTCCGAGGGTCATCACACCTTTGTTTTTGA from the Leptospira ryugenii genome contains:
- a CDS encoding helicase is translated as MSQESVLYQELEKLDLNEIKKIATLWNIQKLPGKDKKSTILGLMEHFESEFYLKGVLEKFSPLQVNILTSILKNKGVMTLGEIARKVNIPPINIEMELNVLRKYYLIYQRKNRERLTNNLDKYHAYEEFQKSIKVESNSKGEKFKFSIEKSLHKATYAEIPQEWKEALGAKKQDQLEHFLKTALTAESIQKVLDSLGDFDRDVLHKIYTHGGVIEAETIRNYITVNRGKFEVSIPHLSALYLIRDLYYVEDKFIRVIVIPKEILDHLQYSPILPPVKKGTRVRQEKISANGLDFFLNVKKLISYISRKGLNLAKSGKIKQADHKRTETELLAPDIEIFPEKSQVYQIELILPILKLLGYVDIKGENVILTNETDEFLKKDIFEIMKIIIHEVNEARTRRLSPPEVFTAAEVPFYEKGILDKTVKLIMSHGKINVSVIFSHIVRDHLVFAPTFQIKTYEEDLADLRKEIVSAIFYLQLFGLIEVEYPQRNLSLSELGKHYFNHDAFTTQTEKGGITINPDFSIIAFPDRVSIFGIHLLKAFCELKDYDRVYTFVLTKDSFQLGILLGYEKETFIQFLRESSRADLAQNLLFLLDDWGNNLPIVTITEDSVLLRTKDAVVMELLLGQIKGKKFVLEEVSPTGIIIEKSKVMEVIAIAEKLNMIIRLNR